CAAAGAATCGACCCGCCGACACATCTCAGCAAAACGAGCTCCAGCAGGTGTTGATAAATCATACCCACGCTTTTTGAGTTCGTCGTATGGAATGAACGAATCGCTCATTTTATTGTAGAACGTCGAGCTCTGGCAACGGCGCGTTAGGACGTTGTCCAGAAGCGGCTTGTTATCTTTTCTATTCATTCAATGGCTAGGATAAGTTCTATCCTTTGCGGAGAACCCTTTACCTCTTGCCCATATTTTAAATTGAAACGAAAGCTCCATCCATCCTGAACCGGGTTCGTTTTCACTATAAATCTTGTCTAAAAACTCTTCTATTTCACTTTCTCTAATTTTTTCTTTCTCAGTTAGTTTTTCCCATTCATAGCATAATTCAAGCCCTCGTTGAAGTTGCCCAGTATATTCTTGTTCCTTTGCCCCTCTTGCAAAATAGGCAATCATCGCATCGAGATTGTTAAATATTCCATCTTTAAACATTTTTAGATAACTCCGCGCTGAGGCGCGAGGGTTTGGAATGTAGCAAACTTGTTTGCGAAGTGACAATAACCAAGTCGCCTCTCGAAACTGCTTGGGAGGCGCTTCGCGCCGAACCGACAAGTTGCTTGAGCTTGCTCAGCGCGGAGTTGGGACGGAGAGCGAAGCCAGTCCGTCCCAACGTGAAGCGTGTGCCAAGAACGATCTTAGCGAGTGAATTGGCATACGCGCTACTCTGTTTTTTAGTCAACATAGTCTCCGCTGGGTGTATCCGTAGGACTCTGTAGCTCACGATTAAACATGTCTCGAATACTAGACAAGACTTGCTCTTTATTAAGTTTTTCAGACTGCTCAAGCGCATCCGAAATATGGTTAGCCACGTCAGCGAGAACGATTCCCCAGCAACCTGGGTCATCCTTCCATATCTCAGGTGCTATAGAACAATGTAATTCCTTATCAATTACCCAAGCTCTTAGGACTTCAATGGCTTCTTTCGCATCTTCGCTCGCTGGAGGGATAATCAATTCTTTCTTCATATTTTATCTGCAGAACTTCGCGCAGAGGCGCGAGGGTTGGAATGTAGCAAACTTGTTTGCGAAGTGACAATAACCAAGTCACCTCAAGCAACTGGTTGAGAGGCGCTTCGCACCGAACCGACAAGTTACTTGAACTTGCTCAGCGCGGAGTTGGGACGGAGAGCGAAGCCAGTCCGTCCCAACGATTGAGCTCATGCCACTCCGGAAGCCACGTAGCGGCTGGAGGAGTTGGTATAAAGCGATTTGTTCAACTTTTCCGTCATGGCGTCGGCAGGTGCTTCATGCTTCGTCTTGGCGGAGCGGCAATCGTTGTTCTTGGGCCTTTGTGCTTAGATCTTTTCTTGTTCCATCAAGTAGATCATGCGGCGTGTCCTCGAATTCGGGATTGAAGACATAGCGATCGCTAAAGTCTCTATTCCAGATGATCACACTGCCGCATTCTCGGCACTGATACATTGTTCTAGTTCTTGGGAATTGCTGCCGAAGGCGCATGTAGTCAGCATCCGAAATTTGTCGACCAGCAGCAATTTCATCCAACATGTCATCGACAATGTTGAAAGGGTCATAGTAGTTCACATCCGGTAACATGTGTGCCTTGTAAGGTAGATAGTCTGTGCCATCGCAAATCGTGGCTCCGCATGTGCAAAGAAATTTCATAGTCGTCGAACTCCGCGCTTCAGCGTGAAGTATTGTAATGTAGCAAACTTGTTTGCGAAGTGACAATCCCGAAGTCGACTCAAGCACGCAAGATTAGCATATGTTTTTGGGCCTTGCGGATGGTTTTTTCAATGTCCACGATAAAACTCTCTCAAATGACTCTGCTTAATTCAGCTACGGAACGCCGGTGTCGCATCTCATTGGCTTGCACGAACTTTGCACTCGCAGATGTTCGTGACGGGTTGATGCCGTTCATGGCGATTTATCTGATGACTGTGCATGACTGGAAACAGGGACAGATTGGAACGGTCATCGCGATCATGAGCATCTGCGGCTTACTGGCGCAGACGCCTATGGGGGCGCTGGTTGATTCGACTTCGAGAAAGCGCCTCTTGCTTTCCACTGCCGCAATCATCGTCGCACTTTCGTCACTCAGTCTTGTTTTCTTTCCCACATTCTGGCCGGTTGCGATTTCCAAAGGAATCCTTGGGGCAGTGGCTTCGGTTTTTGCACCAGCGATCGCGGCTATCACTTTAGGTATTTGGGGGCAGAGTGGCTTTACCGCCCAGATCGGAAGAAACGAAGCTTTTAATCACGGTGGTAATGTCTTCAGCGCATTGGTGGCTGGCGTCTTGGGTTATACCCTGGGGATGCAATGGGCGTTT
The Rubellicoccus peritrichatus DNA segment above includes these coding regions:
- a CDS encoding DUF5076 domain-containing protein, with amino-acid sequence MKKELIIPPASEDAKEAIEVLRAWVIDKELHCSIAPEIWKDDPGCWGIVLADVANHISDALEQSEKLNKEQVLSSIRDMFNRELQSPTDTPSGDYVD